A single window of Syntrophotalea acetylenica DNA harbors:
- the hrpB gene encoding ATP-dependent helicase HrpB — protein sequence MPIDSVVDELRKALQKAPAVVLQAEPGAGKTTRVPLALLDEPWLQNKRILMLEPRRLAASNAARYMAACLGEAVGNTVGYAIRFDRRVSAATRIEVVTEGILTRRLQSDPTLDGVGLVIFDEFHERNLHADLALALCRDAQLGLRDDLKLLIMSATLDVDPVSRLLGNAPVLRCPGRCHPVEICYMPRDPAGPLPEVVARAVRRALGEIEGDILVFLPGAGEIRRCQEILRKEPAAGELLVLPLYGELPFAEQERALLPGRQRKVVLATNIAETSLTIEGVRGVVDSGFMRQARFHAGSGLPRLTTVRIAAANADQRAGRAGRLGPGRCYRLWSEATQGAMLPFMPAEIRTADLAPLALELACWGVTQAASLCWLDAPPAGALGNARDLLRLLGALDKKHRLTARGEAMARLPAHPRIAALLLRGMEIASLPLACDLAALLEERDLLKGLSPAAQVVDSDLQPRLDALYAFRAGQPLENGVDKATCRVVDRTARAWRQRLRTDCDALQGDSDTLAILLLAAYPDRVARRRPADCRRYLMVNGQGGCLSPRSGVGDAEFIVAVDVGGGRGADAMIRLASTVTRSRLETECAGHLVWRQRVFWDAGQNKVVARKEYGFGALLLDERPAQADPAQVSAALLDGLRQLGLAALPWSPAAVQLRWRVMTLARIFPELPWPDWSEGALLAELDDWLAPWLDGMRCLEDVSRLNLSTVLLARLDWRLQQALEKEAPTQLAVPSGHRVALEYRSEGPPVLAVKLQELFGLAETPCVAGGRLAVQLQLLSPARRPVAVTQDLRSFWEEGYPEVKRELAGRYPKHPWPADPWKAVPTRSTKKAMP from the coding sequence TTGCCTATCGACAGTGTTGTCGATGAATTGCGAAAGGCCCTTCAAAAAGCGCCCGCAGTGGTTCTGCAGGCCGAACCGGGGGCCGGAAAAACCACCCGCGTGCCTCTGGCGCTGCTGGATGAGCCCTGGCTGCAAAACAAGCGGATTCTCATGCTGGAACCCCGGCGCCTGGCCGCCAGCAACGCCGCCCGTTATATGGCGGCGTGCCTGGGCGAAGCGGTTGGCAACACGGTCGGCTATGCCATTCGCTTCGACCGGCGTGTTTCGGCCGCCACGCGCATCGAAGTTGTTACCGAAGGTATTCTTACCCGTCGGTTGCAGTCCGATCCGACGCTGGATGGCGTAGGGCTGGTGATCTTTGACGAATTTCACGAACGGAATCTGCATGCCGATCTGGCGCTGGCCCTGTGTCGGGATGCGCAATTGGGGCTGCGTGACGATCTGAAGCTGCTGATCATGTCGGCGACCCTTGATGTCGATCCGGTTTCCCGTCTACTGGGCAACGCGCCGGTGCTGCGATGCCCCGGGCGTTGCCATCCGGTCGAAATCTGTTACATGCCCAGGGACCCCGCAGGGCCTCTGCCGGAGGTAGTGGCGCGGGCGGTGCGGCGGGCCTTGGGGGAAATCGAAGGCGACATCCTGGTGTTTCTGCCGGGGGCCGGCGAAATTCGCCGCTGCCAGGAAATACTCCGGAAGGAGCCGGCTGCTGGCGAATTGCTGGTCCTGCCTCTGTACGGCGAATTGCCCTTTGCCGAACAGGAAAGAGCGTTGCTGCCGGGAAGGCAGCGCAAAGTGGTGCTGGCAACCAACATTGCCGAGACAAGCCTGACCATCGAAGGTGTGCGGGGGGTTGTCGACAGTGGCTTCATGCGGCAGGCCCGGTTCCATGCAGGATCCGGTCTGCCACGCCTGACCACTGTGCGTATCGCCGCCGCCAATGCCGATCAGCGCGCCGGACGCGCCGGCCGTCTGGGGCCGGGGCGGTGTTACCGTCTCTGGAGCGAAGCGACGCAAGGGGCCATGCTGCCGTTCATGCCTGCGGAAATTCGCACGGCCGATCTGGCGCCGCTGGCATTGGAGCTGGCCTGCTGGGGTGTGACGCAGGCCGCCAGTCTGTGCTGGCTGGATGCACCGCCGGCCGGGGCGCTGGGCAATGCCAGGGATTTGCTGAGGCTGCTTGGCGCACTTGACAAAAAACATCGCCTGACCGCCAGAGGCGAAGCCATGGCGAGGCTTCCTGCCCATCCCCGCATCGCCGCGCTACTGTTGCGCGGTATGGAAATCGCCAGCCTGCCTCTGGCCTGTGATCTTGCGGCTCTTCTCGAAGAGCGGGATTTGCTGAAGGGGCTGTCACCCGCCGCGCAGGTCGTGGACAGCGATCTGCAGCCCCGGCTGGATGCGCTGTACGCTTTTCGCGCCGGTCAACCCCTGGAAAACGGCGTCGATAAGGCAACCTGTCGCGTTGTGGATCGCACCGCCAGGGCCTGGCGGCAGCGCCTGCGGACAGACTGCGATGCGCTGCAGGGCGACAGTGATACGCTGGCGATCCTGTTGCTGGCGGCTTATCCGGATCGTGTGGCGCGGCGTCGTCCGGCCGATTGCCGACGCTATCTGATGGTCAACGGGCAGGGCGGCTGCCTGTCTCCGCGCAGCGGGGTGGGGGATGCGGAATTCATCGTGGCGGTCGATGTGGGGGGAGGGCGTGGCGCAGACGCCATGATCCGCCTGGCCAGTACCGTTACGCGCTCCCGCCTTGAAACGGAATGCGCGGGACACCTGGTCTGGAGGCAGCGGGTTTTCTGGGATGCCGGGCAGAACAAGGTGGTGGCTCGTAAAGAATATGGATTCGGTGCGTTACTGCTTGACGAACGTCCTGCTCAGGCCGACCCTGCGCAGGTGTCGGCCGCGCTGCTTGACGGCCTGCGTCAGCTTGGTCTGGCGGCGCTTCCCTGGAGTCCCGCCGCTGTCCAATTACGCTGGCGGGTGATGACCCTGGCGCGGATTTTTCCAGAGTTGCCCTGGCCGGACTGGTCCGAAGGGGCCCTGCTTGCCGAACTGGACGATTGGCTCGCTCCCTGGCTGGACGGGATGCGCTGTCTGGAGGATGTTTCCCGACTGAATCTTTCGACGGTTCTGCTGGCCCGCCTCGATTGGCGCCTGCAGCAAGCGCTCGAAAAGGAGGCTCCGACCCAGTTGGCGGTCCCGAGCGGCCATCGGGTGGCCCTGGAGTACCGATCGGAAGGCCCGCCGGTGCTGGCGGTCAAATTGCAGGAATTATTCGGTCTGGCAGAAACGCCGTGCGTGGCGGGCGGGCGTCTGGCGGTACAATTGCAGCTCTTGTCCCCGGCGCGACGACCGGTTGCCGTTACCCAGGATCTGCGCAGTTTCTGGGAGGAGGGCTACCCCGAGGTCAAGCGGGAACTGGCGGGGCGCTACCCGAAGCATCCCTGGCCCGCGGATCCCTGGAAGGCTGTGCCGACCCGTTCTACAAAAAAAGCCATGCCCTGA
- a CDS encoding mechanosensitive ion channel family protein, whose amino-acid sequence MQQIKPWLTVYGLNLLGALLILAVGLWLSKLLSRIVRKMMTSRNVDPTLVSFISTLVYVALVSFVAIAALNRIGVQTTSLIAVIGAAGLAVGLALQNSLSNFAAGIMMILLRPFRAGDFIEGAGVMGTVELVHIFNTRLQTPDNRTIVIPNAKLLNDNIINYTERGTRRMDLVIGVSYDDDIHKVKQILQDIITEDSRFLKEPQPVVALNEFADSSLNFVMRPWIGTADYWPAYFDTMEKIKLRFDENGISIPFPQQDVHLVQSAASTENAA is encoded by the coding sequence ATGCAACAGATTAAACCCTGGCTGACTGTTTACGGCCTCAACCTGCTGGGAGCCCTGCTGATTCTGGCCGTCGGTCTTTGGCTGAGCAAATTACTGTCCAGGATCGTGCGCAAAATGATGACCAGCCGAAATGTCGACCCGACCCTGGTGTCCTTTATCAGCACCCTGGTTTACGTCGCGCTGGTCAGCTTCGTCGCTATTGCCGCGTTGAACCGTATCGGCGTCCAGACGACCTCTCTGATCGCGGTAATCGGGGCCGCCGGCCTGGCTGTCGGCCTGGCCCTGCAGAACTCGCTGTCCAATTTCGCCGCCGGCATCATGATGATCCTGCTGCGGCCCTTCCGGGCCGGAGATTTTATCGAAGGAGCCGGCGTCATGGGCACGGTGGAACTGGTGCATATTTTCAATACCCGCCTGCAGACCCCGGACAACCGGACCATTGTCATCCCCAATGCCAAACTGCTTAACGACAACATTATCAACTACACCGAGCGCGGCACAAGACGCATGGATCTTGTCATCGGCGTCAGCTACGATGACGATATCCACAAAGTCAAACAGATCCTGCAGGATATCATCACCGAGGACAGCCGGTTCCTCAAGGAACCGCAGCCTGTCGTGGCGCTGAATGAATTCGCCGACAGCAGCCTGAACTTTGTCATGCGTCCGTGGATCGGCACTGCCGATTACTGGCCGGCCTACTTCGATACCATGGAAAAGATCAAGCTGCGCTTTGACGAAAACGGCATTTCCATCCCCTTTCCGCAGCAGGATGTACATCTTGTCCAATCCGCTGCATCGACGGAAAATGCCGCCTGA
- a CDS encoding MFS transporter, with the protein MTDAAPRLYSRAFWAMSLANFSTAAGFGVFFLFPLFIEDRGGSEADIGIIMGLFGLAATLCRPWVSNLVDRAGRRRSFTIGSLMMVVLPVGYMLLSGPLAGVYPYLLVLRILHGIGMATCFTAAFTYVADIVPPERLNEGIGMFGISGLIGMAVGPALAEFALNHYGFTAMFGAASLLACIGLVAHLPLAEPLAESLRADGEATFFGILKRTKILTVALLAVMFGVGQAGAGNFVAPLAAARGIAHVSWFFVAYSLAAAAVRLSGGRLADRVGELRVIPYALVLTGAGLAGISLVQHGLTLAMLGAVTGCGHGLLFPSLNSLAVRGEPSQIRGKITGIYTGALDGGNFAGSILLGYIGEYLGLQVLFVVAGLVLVCGLMVLPRAVDRPGGGMQR; encoded by the coding sequence ATGACGGATGCCGCTCCGCGATTATACAGCCGCGCCTTCTGGGCCATGTCGTTGGCCAACTTTTCCACGGCCGCCGGTTTCGGGGTGTTCTTTCTTTTCCCCCTGTTTATCGAGGATCGCGGAGGGTCGGAGGCCGACATCGGCATTATCATGGGCCTGTTCGGCCTCGCGGCAACGCTGTGCCGTCCCTGGGTTTCGAATCTGGTCGATCGCGCCGGGCGACGGCGCAGTTTCACCATCGGATCTTTAATGATGGTTGTTCTGCCGGTCGGCTATATGTTGCTGTCCGGTCCTCTTGCAGGGGTTTATCCTTACCTGCTGGTCTTGCGCATTTTGCACGGCATCGGCATGGCAACCTGTTTTACCGCAGCCTTTACCTATGTGGCTGATATCGTGCCTCCGGAACGCCTCAACGAGGGGATCGGCATGTTCGGCATTTCCGGGTTGATTGGCATGGCGGTCGGCCCCGCCCTGGCTGAATTTGCTCTCAATCATTACGGCTTTACCGCCATGTTCGGAGCTGCATCGCTGCTTGCCTGTATCGGGCTGGTCGCCCACCTGCCGCTGGCCGAGCCTTTGGCCGAAAGCCTTCGGGCAGATGGCGAGGCGACTTTTTTTGGCATATTGAAGCGCACCAAGATATTGACCGTCGCGCTGCTTGCGGTCATGTTCGGTGTCGGGCAGGCCGGCGCCGGTAATTTTGTTGCGCCGTTGGCGGCGGCGCGGGGTATTGCTCATGTTTCGTGGTTTTTTGTCGCCTATTCCCTGGCTGCGGCGGCAGTGCGGCTGTCGGGAGGCCGTCTGGCCGACCGGGTCGGCGAACTGCGCGTTATTCCTTACGCCCTTGTCCTTACAGGAGCAGGTCTGGCGGGCATCTCCCTTGTTCAACACGGTCTCACCCTTGCCATGCTCGGGGCTGTCACCGGTTGTGGCCACGGGCTGCTGTTTCCCTCACTCAACTCTCTGGCGGTGCGCGGCGAACCGTCGCAAATTCGCGGCAAGATCACCGGCATCTATACCGGTGCCCTTGACGGCGGCAATTTCGCCGGTTCCATCCTGCTGGGTTATATCGGCGAGTACCTGGGGCTGCAGGTTCTGTTTGTGGTTGCCGGCCTGGTACTTGTCTGCGGATTGATGGTGCTCCCCCGGGCGGTGGACCGTCCGGGGGGCGGGATGCAGCGCTGA
- a CDS encoding methyl-accepting chemotaxis protein, whose protein sequence is MKIQGKIIAMGVALVVLTAAAIVGITHFQEKRIGQRVTGIIENQARQETAKVARSIHLMCEVMRESVTETVLNNLKVADTLLHREGGISFAPTTIRWVAVNQFTKETRSLVLPKMLIGNRWFGQNRDAAHPTPLIDEVHQLVGGTTSVFQRINEDGDMLRIATNVIQTNGMRAIGTYIPALNPDGTPNEVVKAVLRGETFLGRAFVVNAWYITAYQPIWDKGHKEVVGVLYHGAKQENVASLRQGIKAMQVGQTGEVFILGGKNEHRGVVQISRQGKLEGTSLLDLQDHRDGRFFIRSLIDKALALHTDNESDIPVAFEQFAFRGKGEKNPRLRTAAVAYFEPSDWIILAVFNEDDLQAAQDSVKAGLFSIIRSATAVAAMVLVLAVVIGLLMARNISRPLKQTLDMILNLEEGKLDQRLNMTRRDEIGEIAGAVDHFADNLQEEIHTAFDRLAQGDFTFKAKGLIAKPLARANVALNELVQEIQDIADQVANCATHVSASQEAPTAESPHTTDSETLQEEMAHTVAEMNASAEDISKIIKLIDEITFQTNLLTLNAAMGATRGGQRTKGFAVVAEEVRNLAARSGRAAKETADLLENTADGSGSDSELADHTAQTLRKIVAGIGKITDLASEIAVASREQSLGVNHEPEPVTESEDLQKGSASDLESTVPTETLAQQAQRLKELLSNFKVMQKNNLAAWTELQTQAIARKAQNQSKRLTNGREPTKPG, encoded by the coding sequence ATGAAAATCCAGGGAAAAATCATCGCCATGGGGGTTGCCCTCGTGGTGTTGACCGCCGCAGCAATTGTCGGCATTACCCATTTTCAGGAAAAGCGCATCGGCCAGCGAGTAACCGGCATCATCGAAAACCAGGCACGCCAGGAAACCGCCAAGGTAGCTCGCAGCATTCACCTGATGTGCGAGGTCATGCGCGAATCGGTGACCGAAACGGTGCTCAACAACCTCAAGGTCGCCGACACCCTGCTGCATCGGGAAGGAGGCATTTCCTTCGCCCCCACGACGATCCGATGGGTCGCGGTAAACCAGTTCACCAAGGAAACCAGATCCCTTGTTCTGCCTAAAATGCTCATCGGCAACCGGTGGTTCGGGCAGAATCGCGATGCCGCCCACCCGACGCCCCTGATCGATGAAGTACATCAACTCGTTGGCGGCACCACCAGTGTCTTCCAGCGCATCAACGAAGATGGCGACATGCTGCGCATCGCCACCAACGTTATTCAAACCAACGGCATGCGGGCCATCGGCACCTATATCCCGGCCCTCAATCCCGATGGCACCCCCAACGAAGTTGTCAAGGCGGTGCTGCGCGGCGAAACCTTCCTGGGACGGGCCTTTGTGGTCAACGCGTGGTATATCACGGCCTATCAGCCAATCTGGGATAAAGGCCACAAAGAGGTGGTCGGAGTACTTTACCATGGCGCCAAGCAGGAGAATGTCGCCAGCTTGCGGCAGGGCATCAAAGCCATGCAGGTCGGACAGACCGGGGAAGTCTTTATCCTGGGAGGCAAGAACGAACATCGTGGGGTGGTGCAGATAAGTCGCCAGGGCAAGCTGGAAGGTACCAGCCTGCTGGATCTGCAGGACCACCGGGATGGCCGGTTCTTCATCCGCAGCCTGATCGACAAGGCCCTGGCCCTGCATACCGACAACGAATCGGATATCCCGGTGGCTTTCGAACAGTTTGCCTTCCGCGGAAAGGGCGAGAAAAACCCCCGCTTGCGCACCGCTGCAGTCGCCTATTTCGAGCCGTCGGACTGGATCATCCTCGCCGTGTTCAACGAAGACGACCTGCAGGCCGCACAGGACTCGGTCAAGGCCGGGCTGTTTTCCATCATCCGTTCGGCTACTGCTGTCGCTGCCATGGTGCTGGTGCTGGCGGTTGTCATTGGCCTGCTGATGGCGCGCAACATCAGCAGGCCGCTCAAGCAGACCCTTGACATGATTCTGAACCTGGAGGAAGGCAAACTTGACCAGAGGCTGAACATGACGCGGAGGGATGAAATCGGTGAGATCGCCGGCGCGGTCGATCACTTTGCCGACAATTTGCAAGAAGAAATCCATACCGCCTTTGACAGACTCGCCCAGGGCGACTTCACCTTTAAAGCCAAAGGCCTGATCGCCAAACCGCTGGCCCGGGCCAACGTTGCACTGAATGAACTGGTGCAGGAAATTCAGGACATAGCGGATCAGGTCGCCAACTGCGCGACCCACGTATCGGCAAGCCAGGAAGCACCGACCGCCGAATCGCCTCACACGACGGACAGCGAAACCCTGCAAGAGGAAATGGCGCATACCGTTGCGGAAATGAACGCCTCGGCTGAAGACATATCCAAAATCATCAAGCTCATCGACGAGATCACCTTTCAGACCAACCTGCTGACGCTCAATGCAGCCATGGGAGCGACACGCGGCGGTCAGCGGACCAAAGGTTTTGCTGTCGTCGCCGAGGAAGTGCGCAATCTCGCCGCACGCAGTGGGCGGGCGGCCAAGGAAACCGCCGACCTTCTCGAAAACACTGCGGATGGCAGCGGATCCGATTCCGAACTGGCCGATCACACTGCCCAGACCCTGCGCAAAATCGTTGCCGGCATCGGAAAAATCACCGATCTGGCTTCCGAAATTGCCGTGGCCAGCAGGGAACAATCCCTCGGCGTCAACCATGAACCGGAACCGGTAACCGAATCAGAAGATTTGCAAAAAGGGTCAGCCTCTGATCTGGAAAGCACCGTGCCCACCGAAACTCTCGCCCAACAGGCACAGCGGCTCAAGGAGTTGCTTTCCAACTTCAAGGTCATGCAGAAAAACAACCTGGCTGCCTGGACCGAACTGCAAACCCAGGCCATCGCACGCAAGGCCCAGAATCAATCGAAACGCCTGACCAATGGCAGGGAACCGACAAAGCCCGGATAG
- a CDS encoding hydrolase, whose amino-acid sequence MQETIAVIFDFDDTLAPDSTSSFLDCRGVDVPHFWQDRVSPRIEDGWDPVPAYLYEMIALSHNGPPIRRDDLIRWGKRIKPFSGATRIFERVRRHAESINERVAVEFYLISSGIGDILRHTRLARHFNDIWCCDFHYDDEGGIVYPKNIVSFTDKTRFLFQIAKGITGPECRSQPFAVNRKVGSQQLRVPFDQMIVVGDGLTDIPCFSLIRRSGGYAIGVFDRANKAKWGRAWGFIEDGRVSNLVPADFGKNSALSLSLMMAVENLARKLRLRAQTYQG is encoded by the coding sequence ATGCAGGAAACCATAGCTGTCATATTCGATTTTGATGATACTCTGGCGCCGGACAGCACGTCGAGTTTCCTCGACTGTCGCGGGGTGGATGTGCCGCATTTCTGGCAGGACCGGGTGTCGCCGCGCATCGAGGATGGCTGGGATCCCGTGCCGGCGTATCTTTACGAAATGATAGCCTTGTCACATAACGGGCCGCCCATCCGGCGTGACGATCTGATCCGCTGGGGCAAGCGCATCAAACCTTTTTCCGGAGCCACGCGTATTTTCGAACGGGTGCGTCGTCATGCCGAGTCCATCAACGAGCGGGTTGCGGTCGAATTTTACCTGATCAGCAGCGGCATCGGCGATATTCTGCGCCACACCCGGCTGGCCCGGCATTTCAACGACATCTGGTGTTGCGATTTTCATTATGATGACGAGGGCGGCATCGTCTATCCTAAAAACATCGTCAGTTTTACCGACAAAACCCGCTTTCTTTTCCAGATAGCCAAGGGCATTACCGGCCCCGAGTGTCGCAGCCAGCCATTTGCCGTCAATCGCAAGGTCGGGAGCCAGCAGCTGCGCGTTCCATTTGATCAGATGATCGTGGTTGGAGATGGTCTCACCGATATCCCCTGTTTTTCCCTGATCCGCCGTAGCGGCGGATACGCCATCGGGGTTTTCGACCGGGCGAATAAAGCCAAGTGGGGGCGGGCCTGGGGTTTTATCGAGGATGGCAGGGTCTCGAACCTGGTACCGGCCGATTTCGGGAAAAATTCGGCACTGTCCCTGTCCTTGATGATGGCCGTTGAAAATCTGGCGCGCAAGCTCCGGTTGCGGGCACAGACTTACCAGGGATAA
- a CDS encoding flavodoxin family protein, with protein sequence MQRSSTIIGVVGSYRKGGIIDSAVDEVLSAAAECGARVNKIYLLDKHIAFCTNCRECTQQPGDRRGACVIKDDMAALLDTLEGADAIVLGSPINFFCVTALTKRFVERLVCYAWWPWGARVPRRRTTRRPRRAVLLLSCAMPAFMARVFCGAPRVLKSAATVLGARCAGLLIIGGVAQQEHQPLPDRARRQARRLGCKLVRQQVDANMGNKGGER encoded by the coding sequence ATGCAGCGCTCCAGCACGATTATTGGTGTGGTCGGCAGTTATCGTAAAGGCGGCATCATCGATTCAGCGGTGGATGAGGTGCTTTCGGCGGCGGCGGAATGCGGCGCCCGTGTCAACAAGATCTACCTGCTGGACAAGCATATTGCGTTTTGCACCAACTGTCGCGAATGTACCCAGCAACCAGGCGATCGCCGGGGGGCTTGCGTCATAAAGGACGATATGGCCGCCCTGCTCGACACTCTGGAGGGTGCTGACGCTATCGTGCTGGGCTCGCCAATCAATTTTTTCTGTGTCACTGCCCTGACCAAGCGCTTTGTCGAGCGCCTGGTCTGCTATGCCTGGTGGCCATGGGGGGCGCGGGTTCCCAGGCGGCGCACCACCCGCCGGCCGCGCCGGGCGGTGTTGTTGCTGTCCTGCGCCATGCCCGCATTCATGGCGCGGGTGTTCTGCGGGGCGCCGCGGGTGCTGAAGTCGGCGGCAACGGTGCTAGGCGCCCGCTGCGCCGGTTTGCTGATTATTGGCGGAGTCGCGCAGCAGGAACATCAACCCCTGCCTGATCGGGCTCGCCGGCAGGCCCGAAGGCTGGGCTGCAAGCTTGTCAGGCAGCAGGTGGACGCCAACATGGGGAATAAAGGAGGCGAACGATGA
- a CDS encoding D-2-hydroxyacid dehydrogenase, with protein sequence MRIVVLDGHALNPGDLSWEALAALGELTVYDRCEPGQELPRARGAQIVLVNKVVFDEARFARLGDLQYLGVTATGYNIVDIRAARKHGVVVTNVPAYSTRSVAQMVFALLLEMTQQVGHHSRMVREESRWSGSPDFCFWDRPLHELDGRVLGLVGFGQIGRQVACIGRAFGMQVLVHTAHPGNYAEHEQRGEVTFVSLDEVFRRSDVISLHCPLTERTRSLVDASRLSLVKPSALLINTARGALLDEAAVGRALADGRLGGLGVDVLSCEPPDVENPLLCAPNTFITPHIAWATREARQRLMDIVVDNVRAFLAGQPQNVVS encoded by the coding sequence ATGAGGATTGTGGTGCTTGATGGCCATGCTCTGAATCCCGGCGATCTGAGCTGGGAAGCCCTGGCCGCGCTGGGGGAATTGACGGTGTATGACCGCTGCGAGCCCGGGCAGGAGTTACCGCGCGCCAGGGGGGCGCAAATTGTTCTTGTCAACAAGGTTGTGTTTGACGAGGCACGGTTTGCCCGACTTGGGGATCTGCAATATCTGGGGGTGACGGCCACCGGCTACAACATCGTTGATATACGCGCAGCCCGCAAACATGGGGTTGTGGTAACCAATGTGCCGGCGTACAGCACCCGTTCCGTGGCACAGATGGTTTTTGCGCTGCTGCTTGAGATGACACAGCAGGTCGGGCATCACAGCCGTATGGTCCGGGAGGAAAGCCGCTGGAGCGGCAGCCCCGATTTTTGTTTCTGGGATCGCCCTCTTCACGAATTGGATGGTCGGGTTCTGGGTCTGGTCGGGTTCGGGCAGATCGGTCGTCAGGTCGCCTGCATCGGCCGGGCCTTCGGCATGCAGGTGCTGGTGCATACAGCCCACCCGGGCAACTATGCCGAGCATGAGCAGCGCGGTGAGGTGACCTTTGTGTCTCTGGATGAGGTGTTCCGTCGCAGCGACGTGATCAGCCTGCATTGCCCCTTGACCGAACGTACCCGTTCACTGGTCGATGCTTCCCGCCTGTCCCTCGTGAAACCCTCGGCACTGCTGATCAACACCGCAAGGGGCGCTCTGCTCGATGAAGCGGCCGTGGGCCGGGCCCTGGCCGATGGCCGGCTCGGCGGGCTCGGCGTCGATGTTTTGTCCTGCGAACCTCCGGATGTCGAAAATCCCCTGCTTTGCGCGCCGAATACCTTTATCACCCCGCATATTGCCTGGGCAACCCGCGAAGCCCGGCAGCGGCTCATGGATATCGTGGTTGACAACGTGCGAGCGTTTCTTGCGGGACAACCGCAGAATGTGGTCAGTTGA
- a CDS encoding bifunctional 5,10-methylenetetrahydrofolate dehydrogenase/5,10-methenyltetrahydrofolate cyclohydrolase, translating into MSANLLEGKVVAAAVLEDVARRVVALKEKGIQPGLGTILVGEDGPSISYVNKKHETCKEVDIASFHIEIPATATQADLLTAVRDFNDSPHVDAYIIQYPLPKGFDFNQALMLMDPDKDADGLHPVNLGRLVLQEPGPVPCTPAGIRAMLKHYDIPVEGREVVVIGRGPTLGRPLSLLLTLKQPFANAAVTVVHSGIRDLGAYTRRADIVIAAAGSPGIVQPDMIRPGAVVISGGISWEGRKLLPDVDESVADVAGWITPRLGGVGPTTVAMLLQNTVLAAEQRARQAGKL; encoded by the coding sequence ATGTCTGCAAATCTGCTCGAAGGCAAAGTGGTGGCTGCAGCGGTGCTGGAAGATGTGGCCCGGCGCGTGGTGGCCCTCAAGGAAAAAGGCATTCAACCCGGACTCGGCACCATTCTGGTCGGGGAAGACGGTCCCAGCATCAGCTATGTCAACAAAAAGCACGAAACCTGCAAGGAAGTGGACATCGCCTCTTTCCATATAGAGATACCGGCTACTGCAACCCAGGCCGATCTGCTGACCGCCGTGCGGGACTTTAACGACAGTCCGCATGTCGATGCCTATATCATTCAGTATCCCCTGCCCAAAGGTTTTGATTTCAACCAGGCTTTGATGCTGATGGATCCGGACAAGGATGCCGATGGCCTGCATCCGGTCAATCTGGGCCGACTGGTTCTGCAGGAGCCCGGGCCGGTACCCTGCACCCCGGCCGGCATCCGCGCCATGCTCAAGCATTATGACATTCCCGTCGAGGGCCGGGAAGTAGTGGTTATCGGACGCGGTCCGACCCTTGGTCGTCCTCTGTCCCTGCTGCTGACTCTCAAACAGCCCTTCGCCAATGCCGCGGTTACGGTGGTTCATTCCGGGATTCGCGATCTTGGCGCTTATACCCGCCGTGCCGATATTGTCATCGCCGCCGCCGGCAGCCCCGGTATCGTGCAACCGGATATGATCCGGCCCGGCGCTGTGGTGATCAGCGGCGGCATCAGCTGGGAGGGGCGTAAGCTGCTGCCCGACGTCGACGAATCCGTGGCCGATGTCGCCGGCTGGATTACCCCCCGCCTTGGCGGCGTCGGTCCGACCACGGTCGCCATGTTGCTGCAGAATACCGTGCTGGCGGCCGAGCAGCGTGCCCGTCAGGCGGGCAAGCTGTAA